A DNA window from Helianthus annuus cultivar XRQ/B chromosome 15, HanXRQr2.0-SUNRISE, whole genome shotgun sequence contains the following coding sequences:
- the LOC110909836 gene encoding acid phosphatase 1, producing MKNQRETLMCSLLFVVLTMVMNTKVYAHSQYGGRLVELSLSYCLSWRLAEETGNIQGWRTVPIQCLLDVEVYMLGGQYASDLNLIVDQISSYVDEIIMSDDGLDAWILDVDDTCLSNIFYYKGKRFGGDPYDPQAFKEWASRGICRAIPPILRLFQKLIDRGFKVFLISGRDETTFEQPTLHNLHFQGFFGFERLILRSEAYKGQSGIVYKSEMRRKLVEEGYRIWGNVGDQWSDLRGQFVGNRTFKLPNPMYFVP from the exons ATGAAGAATCAAAGAGAAACTCTAATGTGTTCTCTTTTATTTGTTGTATTAACGATGGTTATGAACACAAAAGTTTATGCTCACTCGCAATATGGTGGTCGTTTGGTGGAGTTGTCGTTGAGCTACTGTTTGAGCTGGCGGCTAGCAGAGGAAACGGGCAACATACAAGGGTGGCGCACTGTCCCAATTCAATGTCTTCTTGATGTTGAGGTTTACATGCTTGGTGGCCAATATGCTTCTGATCTTAATTTGATTGTTGATCAAATAAGTAGTTATGTGGACGAGATTATTATGTCGGATGATGGTTTGGATGCTTGGATCTTGGATGTCGATGATACTTGTCTTTCGAATATCTTCTATTATAAAGGAAAGAGATTCGG GGGTGATCCATATGACCCACAAGCGTTTAAAGAATGGGCATCAAGAGGCATATGCCGAGCGATTCCTCCAATCCTACGATTGTTTCAAAAGCTGATAGACCGTGGTTTTAAGGTGTTTCTCATCAGTGGTAGAGATGAAACGACGTTTGAGCAACCCACTCTTCATAATTTACACTTTCAAGGATTCTTCGGTTTTGAACGACTCATTCTAAG GAGTGAAGCATACAAAGGGCAAAGTGGTATTGTTTACAAATCAGAAATGAGAAGGAAGTTAGTGGAAGAAGGTTATAGAATATGGGGAAATGTAGGTGACCAATGGAGTGATCTTCGTGGCCAATTTGTTGGCAACAGAACCTTTAAACTTCCAAATCCTATGTACTTTGTACCATAA